From one Lycium ferocissimum isolate CSIRO_LF1 chromosome 5, AGI_CSIRO_Lferr_CH_V1, whole genome shotgun sequence genomic stretch:
- the LOC132057415 gene encoding heat stress transcription factor A-3 — MKPSDENQECHNTTEMDPEFAVMSPITSPLINFESFEQLSVPQPMECLHGTQIPPFLSKTYDLVDDPLLDSIVSWGKNGESFVVWDPLEFSRLVLPRNFKHSNFSSFVRQLNTYGFRKIEADRWEFANEGFLRGKRHLLKNIQRRKSTHQAGSSSSSGSSAAVDEIEKLRKEKSLMMQEVVELQQQQRGTVQQMEAVNDKLQAAEQRQKQMVSFLAKVFQNPTFLARIQQMKEQGKITSPRTTRKFVKHQPHDPDRVGSSMEGQIVKYRPEFQDLPETGVGMEAEGLMMELELLKSPDRVIEGASNVNPDVSHFEGKNVASPQLEEMPEYFVAFPEELGKEKNISGIESMVKEEELWSMENTGTELWGSYSNYVPDFGVSSGLSDLWDIDPLQAAGSSGVDKWPDDESPFGQSENQANQPKNDSF; from the exons atgaaaccatCAGATGAAAACCAAGAATGTCATAATACTACTGAAATGGACCCTGAATTTGCAGTTATGTCACCAATTACTTCTCCTTTGATCAATTTTGAATCTTTTGAACAGTTAAGTGTGCCACAGCCTATGGAATGTTTACATGGGACACAAATTCCACCATTTTTATCAAAGACTTATGATTTAGTTGATGACCCTTTATTGGATTCTATTGTTTCTTGGGGTAAGAATGGTGAAAGCTTTGTTGTATGGGATCCACTGGAGTTTTCAAGATTGGTTCTTCCAAGGAATTTCAAGCATAGCAATTTTTCCAGCTTTGTCAGACAGCTTAATACTTAT GGATTTCGCAAAATCGAAGCTGACAGGTGGGAGTTTGCGAATGAAGGGTTCTTGAGAGGAAAAAGACATTTGTTGAAGAACATACAGAGGCGAAAGTCAACACATCAGGCTGGGAGTTCGAGTTCTTCTGGATCATCCGCTGCAGTAGATGAGATTGAGAAACTCAGGAAGGAGAAGAGTTTGATGATGCAAGAAGTAGTTGAATTGCAGCAGCAGCAGCGTGGGACGGTTCAACAAATGGAAGCCGTTAATGATAAGCTTCAGGCTGCAGAACAAAGACAGAAACAGATGGTTTCATTCTTGGCCAAGGTGTTTCAGAATCCCACGTTCTTGGCTCGCATTCAACAAATGAAGGAGCAAGGAAAAATTACTTCTCCAAGAACAACGAGGAAATTCGTCAAACATCAGCCACATGATCCCGATAGAGTCGGGTCTTCCATGGAAGGGCAGATAGTCAAGTACAGGCCTGAATTTCAAGACCTTCCAGAAACTGGTGTAGGAATGGAAGCTGAGGGACTGATGATGGAACTTGAACTTCTCAAAAGTCCAGATCGGGTTATAGAAGGAGCTTCAAACGTTAACCCTGATGTCTCTCATTTTGAAGGGAAGAATGTAGCTAGTCCTCAATTAGAAGAAATGCCTGAGTACTTTGTCGCTTTCCCAGAGGAGTTGGGGAAGGAGAAGAACATTTCAGGTATTGAAAGTATGGTGAAAGAAGAGGAATTATGGAGCATGGAAAATACTGGCACTGAGTTATGGGGTAGTTATAGTAACTATGTCCCGGACTTCGGAGTTAGTTCTGGTTTGTCAGATTTGTGGGATATAGATCCCTTGCAGGCAGCTGGAAGTTCTGGTGTTGATAAGTGGCCAGATGATGAGTCTCCTTTTGGTCAGTCTGAGAACCAAGCCAACCAGCCCAAGAATGATAGTTTTTAG